A genomic window from Clostridium aceticum includes:
- a CDS encoding 4Fe-4S dicluster domain-containing protein — MSIQIDKTKCISCGKCLNICPGNLIAEDEEKKASIKHPKECWGCTACLKECSAEAIKYYLAADIGGKGGHLYSKNCGDSMAWYIVSADHKKYHIKINKKDSNAY, encoded by the coding sequence ATGAGCATACAAATTGATAAAACCAAATGCATCTCATGTGGTAAGTGTTTAAACATTTGTCCTGGCAACTTGATTGCTGAAGATGAGGAAAAGAAAGCTTCTATAAAACATCCAAAAGAATGTTGGGGATGTACTGCTTGCCTAAAAGAGTGTTCAGCAGAAGCGATTAAATATTATTTGGCGGCAGATATAGGCGGTAAAGGTGGTCATTTATACAGCAAAAATTGTGGAGATAGCATGGCGTGGTATATTGTAAGCGCTGATCATAAAAAGTATCACATAA